TAGTTATAGTTTTTGGTTTAAATGCCATTAGCTATTTATTTCCAAACTCACCTCTGTTTTCAAGTCCATGTTACAAATATCAATATCACCGGATTCTGTCATATCGGGAGCAGTTTTCAGCTGCTTCAGATAGTCTCCCAGCTCATTACCAAGACTTGGCGCACCACCGAAATCTGATAGCTGATTAAActgaaatgaaataattaaCGACTCGTTGATTAACTAAGGCTTACATGAACAAATGAATCTTCACTCAGCTCCATTGAATCAAGTGGCAactcttcatcttcatcttcttcaaaTACAACTTCGTCGATTTTAGCGGCACGGAAGCTCTCAGCAACCTTTTCTATCGTTGGCTCTTTGTCTTCTGGAGTTGATTTTGGAGAATCTAgatttaataataaatatttgaattatttttatattcttaCTGAGACAAGTAGAAGAAGAGTTTTTCTTGGTTCCATTTGCTGGATTGTATGCCGACTGTAGTAGATTCACGAATGGGAATGAATGATTTCGTAGATCTGCTAGAGATGGTTTGTGATCTTCTTCATAAGAATTTTGAACATCTGAATGTCGAGAGTCTTCACTTGATGTTGATTGTCCAAGAATAAATCTAGGAGCAGCTTCTCGGGAggtcttaaattttttaattcgtttgactttgcataaaatttttttgaaaacttacagaACTTCCAGCACTTGTAGCAGATTCAACACTTCCActtgcttttctttttttagcaTCAGCAATTGGAACACATTCTGAGACAGTTcttgtttgaatattttcatctACAACTGTCTTTTCCCCGTCATCAATTTCCTCTTCTACATCTTCAACaggtctgaaatttaataattatttaaaatcggaaattattCTATTTAATCCCTTACGTTACTGGAGCAATCTCTGGTTCCTCGAAATGCATTGATGTTCGGTAATGTAGGTCAAGACtgatatttccaaattttgatacaagttctccaatttttctagttttctttccttttcccATATCAGAtgaaatatcattttcaaaaactctatACATAATTACAAAAGTCTCCAAGTGCTGCTTTTTCACATACAATCGATGCATTGGAGTCATTCTGGCTGATACAATTGCTGATCGAAGCAATGTGCTCATATCATGATAAAGTTCATTTCTTGAACAATCATCAGTTCCTTCTGATGAGCTAAGAATCCACGCTTCAAGTGGTAATAGTTGTCCACTGGGTGTATAGAGTAGAAATTCGAGAGTAAGAGTTCCGACAGGTGGATAACTTTTGATGTTGGATTTAAGATAAGCTGAGATTTCACCGAGTTCGTCAATTCGCATATTGAACCAGTCGACTGCGTTTTCCGAGTACGGTACacattttgattcaatttcaTCGCCGAGGcgagactgaaaatttatggaatattaggaaattttgatttgtttttattgtttggtAACTATTGTAtgcgaaatttttattttttgagccacAAATactgtacccggtctcgacaaattttttgttaaatgcgagAATGTTCGCGCCTtgaaagagtactgtagtttccaacTTTGATCGGTGCTGCGGAATTTATGTCTTTACTTCAAAagatttcattgatttttcagaaatttcacatgtttcattttagttttttttttcgataaattaatagattttcatacgaaaactatgaaaaatcgatgaatatTTAAGCtcaacgaaattttgaaactacagtacccattAAAGTCTCAGACCTGTTTGAATTTTACTTAATTttactaaattattttttacatacaaTGGCGCCAATAAATTcggattttcaataaaacaaatgaGTTTCGGAGCATTAATActcttaattaaaaaaaaaattataaataccTGAATTATAGATTGAACCATTCGCACCGAGAAGAATTTGAGCCATTTGTTGTACGTGTCGTACTCATTTACCATGTTTAAATAATATATTattgatctgaaaaacaaGACGATGGTAGTAGTCACATGAGCGTAAAAGAGACGAGATGAGTGATACAATAAACTGGAGAGGTGGTAGAGAGAAAGTGAGATGTTGAAGAATTTGGTGAAAATAGAATGGTTGAAGAGTGTTTTAAATGGagttagaagaaaaaatcctagttaatacttttgaaaactgaaataatcCTGCATTGAGAgcgagtttttgaaattgctgcTCTACTGGAGAGTTCAAGGATAAAAGGTGCAAGAACGGCAGTACATATTGAGCAGCTGGCTATTTTAACAATGTTTgatagcaatttttaaaagtgtaaaGATGCTCAATGTGCACAATTGTCATCGGTTCTTGAATCAATAACTGTGGAGTGCTGGGTGCGCCTGCTTCACGTGATGGCCGAGAACTCGAGGACTAGGATTTTTGGGTGCAATACACAGATGTGGCCTCACTGGGAATGGCTCGGAAAAATTATGTTCACAATTTGTTTTGAAGGtagtttattttaaagaatAGGTAAAACTGTGGAAACGAAAAACTGCTAATTTTGAATCCATAATAtgaataaagtttgaaataaatcaCTTTATTAATAATATTGTACACTAGTTAATATGTTTGGCACAGATATGGACCGGACTATAGTATATGTTTGACTAAATCACAATTAAGTGTTACGAGTTTTGGCAAGTAAATTAAATCCTCCGGTACCGAGgttaaaatatcgattttttgtacaaaaaatacatatgaaatctaccgtatttcttctattaatatggctgcaatactatttctcgatggtcttcccgcttgcaatactaatagggagtgcaagactattagggagtgcaatactaattttcagaacatttttctgactttgagcttactagttttttttctgaaaaagctcgaatcttatgtgaaaattcagaaaacttgattttaattgtaacatataagttcaaaaacgtTTAATCTCGTAGAACTgttgtgaaaaactgttgcaaaataaGCAATAAGTGttataaaaatctttaaattacTAAAGAGGGTTTGCACCAAAGAAGTaaacgcaagactattagggagtgtaacactaatagggagtaccatactaattttcggaaggtctccgaggggAAATACTAATAgtgagtgcaagtctaatagggaggccatattaatagaagatatacggtataATATATTATAATACAGCTATGGTTGTTCAACTATTTGAAAGACTTTTGACAATCCAACAAGACAATGAAGATGACAAGAAAAATATCCAAGACGGTAGTTTCCAGCAGGAATATTATTGAATTCACAAGCCAGAAATTTGCTACCTTCAATTACTTGCTCAAAACAAGTGGCAGCATAGATCCAATTTGTGGCAGTGGTACAGTCGTTGATGCTGGACTGAAatgaatcaataattttataaaaataatggGTGTAGTGTCCAATCAATAAAACCAATACGCGAGTTaaccacaaaattttgtgattttcgtgCCAAGAATATGTTAcccggtctcggcacgacaaaTCTTTGTTGAATACCAAGAGGCGAGCGCCTTTAAAGAGAACTGTAACTTCGAATTTTCGCTGTTGGGGAATTTTCTTCCTTTAatacgttttttaaaatagtttttacacgatttttaaaaaaaattaacaaatatactgttatatttaaaaaaaaaacaataaaaaatcaatgaaaattccgcatCAGCAAAAATTCTGCTCATATCTCTTTGCATTTAACAAATTTGCCGCGTCGAGACCAGATATCATATTTTCGCcacgaaaattccaaaatattttctgtctGACTATTAATAATAATGTATTACCGGAAAAACTCCAATCCAATCACGATAACTTCCATTTTCTTTGTAATATAATTCATTCACTTGGAATCTTCCAACTAATGGAATTGATGTGTACCAAGTGGGTAGATGCTCAAAAATTACTTCCCATTGTGGTTTTGGTGCAGCGGGTGCCTGCAATAACATTGATCAATCGATTAATATATTAATTCATTTACGTACAGTAACTCTAAACATTGCAACTACAGGTAGGTGATCACTTGCCACTGCTTTTTTATTGTTAGTATATGACAATCCAGTAATTCCATCTCCTTTGTACAATATTCTATCAGTCCACGATGGAACGCGTTTTCCATCCTGCTCTGTAgtgcctacagtaacccgataAGTTGGTTCAAATGTAACCGGTTGTTCGTGAAAGCCAATGAATGCATCACGCTCAACTAATGCTCTTTTCAATTGTTCACGTGTATCTGGAAGCTGTGAGGAATGAGTCCACGTCGttggaaatatttatattaCCGAGTAGTTCTAGATGAGttccatttttgatttttctaatgaCTGTATTCACATCCTCTTCTACGCGAAAGTTGAAGTCACCAAACCAGAATGCTGCtctgaaacaataaaaaaaggtCATCTTATTATGGAAATTATGAAGGATCTCAAGTTCCACGACTCGTAGCACAACATTTATCGaactattttcatttttcgcggATCCAATTACCTGACACTCTTATCCTCTGGAAACGAGCAATTTCTATTGGTATGATACTGTTCAACGCGCTTCCCGTAATTCTCGGGGCCATGTATGAAGTGACTATCAACGAATACTATTGAGTAGGGGCTTGCAAGTTGAAGACGTACACCAATTGATCCTTTATGTCCTGTTAACCCACCCATTGTGTTTCTTTGGAAGCGATAATCGATTCGTTTTATCTGAAAGATTGGATAATTCGagtgaaaatgttcgaaaaataaaCTACGCCCATTTTATGTTAGCTCACCTGCCCAATAAGTTGTTTCCTTCCGAAAATCAACACTTGATTCGTGGCTTGAAATGTTTTTGCCAGAAGAACCATTCTTCCATTTGTATTCATCCATGAGGCTATGGTCGTTGCCCATGTAAGTACGGCTCCTCCGATTGTCTCAGAGTGAGCTACTTCTTGCAATCCTATTGCAACTAAATGAGTGTGATCATCGATCATTCCATTGAGCATATTATGAACTGCTTCGGAATCCGACGCCTTCATGGCCAGATTGTATGTGaatattgttattttccaATCCATTGTTATCTAAGGATAAGTGGTTAGTCTCATTTCTGTGGAGTATCGGGGGttagaaacattaaaaatggcAAAGCATCCAATACTGTTGCTATATATATAGCTATATTTGAAGCAAACAAGTAAAATCCTTTCATTATTAATAAGGAGCTGAAAcgataatttagaaaaaaggaaCCACAGAACGAAATACTCCAGTGATACTATTTTAAAAGAATGAGAAGCGGGATCTGGAAACGGTGTTGAGTGATGAAACAAGTTAAGAATGGATATTATGGATCTTGAGATTTACAGGCAATGACAACGATAATTATGATGGCATTGATCCGTTGATTAAAGAAGGGGCTTTGTGTGACATAGAAACGGGAGGAAAAGAGAGAGGGTGGAGGACAACCACTATTCATGGAAACCCGCAAGTAGTACAGAGAAATGAAAGCACTGCTAAAAACTATACATTTAATGGAAAATGTGGAATTAAAGATTTGAGTTTTGAGTaaaaggaaaatatgaaaattttctattgaatCAATTCATTATCACTTTGCACTACGCCGGAGACGTTTCCTCGCTGGTGGTGGAGAGACACTGATTGGAATATTAGATGTTACATCGTCATCGTCTTGATCTGTCGACAGAACAGCCTCCAGAAGTTCATTGGCGAGCTCATGACGACTTTTCTTCAGACTGATCCAATCCTGTGTTTTGATAACCACACGGTGATGTGTCGTCAAAAAGCGAATCACAGCAGACTTCAAGTAATCAGCAGTATATGTATCGGAAAACATGGCAATTTGTGTGACGTTTTTCAGGTTGATTGTTTGTGCGATAAGGCGCTCACATTGGTCTTTGAGCATCAGAACTTCGTATTTGtcagctgaaaaaaacaataaattgaaaacactatttttcttctgaaactAAACCAGTACACGAAATAtatgcaatttaaaaatttactccgataaaattaaccaaatttttttaaattgtaaactTACCAATTGCCAATATTTCGTCAATATTTCCTTGAGACTCAAGTGACTCAGTAGCTCCCGTATACATGAACTCGACCATCGCTCGAACCGAATCATATTTGGCGTCTTCAATGTGAATCTCTCCTTTCTGTGCTTCGATCATGTTTGGTGATGAGAACATGCTTTTGAACACTGGCGAGTTTTGGCCCAGAATGCAACGATGGGCTTTTATATGTTTATTGCCAACATGAATCACACAATCGGTGAATAGCTCATCTTCCCACATACTTCGATTATTTGCGCGTACAATTACTTCAGGCATTTCTTCTTGCTCCTCTGTGCTAACATCTTCGTCCACAACTGGCTCAACTGATATTTTTGATCCAGGAGGGAAGTATTCAACTTCACAAATCAAAAAGAGAGTTCCGTCAGATCGAAGTGCCCCAAGCATCTTATCACGCGAAACTTGGAACTTTCCACGCCCTTGTTGGTTTGTGAAATCTTTGGTATCTCTGCATACACTGACTCTTTGATTATTAGCATCGAGagcataaatttgaaattctgtcATGATGGGCTCCTCTCCTCTctgaaaaaggtttttatattttatatatagaaaatatgaatgaaACTTACGGCTAATCCAACTTGTCTCAAGAAAAACGATACATTATTCACATCTTCATCACGCTTTCCATTTGGATACACATGAAGTTCCCAGCAAACTGTTGGCGCATCAGGGACACTAAACATTCTTGAAATAAGATTCGAACCGTTTTTGATTAGTTTCAtcaatttctcaaattgtTCGATTTTCCATTCCAATTTTGTAGAAAGTGCCGTCACACGCGTTGCTTGCTTCGAAACTACTTCTAGACGGCGAGGTTGTGGAGGAAGATCgtcagctgaaaatgaaaataatgttaaACTCTCAAATTAATTGAGCTATTCTCACTAACCTCTGGAACTGATTGTGCGATTAATCTGCTCCGTGGATGACCACGAGGAACGTGAAGACATATTATATTGCGAATAAGTTTTACCTCTGTTGATAAGTTGAGCGAGCAAGAggttattctgaaaataaattcaattaaaagaAAGCTATTCCCGATAATCtcgataaaaataaaagaaaatgattaaattcaaaaagacacaACAACTGGGAAACTCCGCGAATGAATTATTTACGAAAAGCAGGAGTTCTTTGTTAGAGTTACGAAATAAGCAATACGATTTTCGAAACCGATCTACGAAAAATTACACATATTAgaaaagtattaaaattaCGAAATCGCCGTTTGATATTCGAAAATACtaccttttttttaagttggacagtttttaaagttttcaaaaggaGATCTTCATGAACTCGTCTATGAGGAATAAATGTGGTacatttcaatataaaatggGTAACAATGACAGTTTGGAAATAATTtccttttcgaaaaattgatatttgtaCAAAATTCGGAacagtttcgaaaaaatgatattACCCCAGTCACATGacttgaaaaaggaaaagttgCAATTCAGAAGCTTTACTCAGATTCTGAGGGCAATAGAAAATGCCaataagttttcgaaaaatcaataaattttttcgggCAGATGTCTTTCCTCGGCGGCGGCGAACGCGAACGCAAATAATGGCTGCCAAGAAGAGGCGGGTCTATTGATCGAAACATTACGCCGAAGAGTGTTTGAATTACCGGGCACCGTAACCTCAAACACCTGCAGATCTAAGTACGACGCTCCACTCGACACAATTGCGCGCGTTGTTTAGATTtaaggaaatttaaattttactttcGAAAATAGAAATTATCGGTTTTTATTCATGATTTTCTGGTTCAGTCTGAATAAATTCcgttttttaatgtaaattttGTGCGCTATTAACTGTAATGCACAATTCCAACTATCAATTCATGTGATCTTACAGTCTAAACAAAGACAAATCTCTCTTTCCAGTTTCTCTACAGTAATACTTATTTTTCCTTGCTCGTCAACTCATTGATTAGTTTTAATTCTATTTTTATATAGTGTGTTATAGGTATGGCCAACTACGGCGGTCATCCCCAAACTGAACCACATGCTATCCCGGATTCAATTCTGGAAGAAAAGTCTCGAAAATGGAAACAACTTCAAGGAAAGCGGTATTCGGAGAAAAAGAAGTTTGGAATGTCCGATACGCAGAAAGAAGAAATGCCACCTGAGCACGTCCGAAAAGTTATCAGAGATCATGGTGATATGACTTCTCGCAAATATCGTCATGATAAAAGAGTCTACCTCGGTGCTTTGAAATATATGCCACATGCCGTTTTGAAGCTACTGGAGAACATGCCGATGCCCTGGGAACAAATCAGAGATGTAAAAGTTCTGTATCACATCACCGGTGCGATCACTTTTGTCAACGACATTCCGCGTGTCATCGAGCCGGTCTACATGGCACAATGGGGAACGATGTGGATTATGATGAGAAGAGAAAAACGTG
The nucleotide sequence above comes from Caenorhabditis elegans chromosome III. Encoded proteins:
- the atg-13 gene encoding Autophagy-related protein 13 homolog (Confirmed by transcript evidence) codes for the protein MVNEYDTYNKWLKFFSVRMVQSIIQSRLGDEIESKCVPYSENAVDWFNMRIDELGEISAYLKSNIKSYPPVGTLTLEFLLYTPSGQLLPLEAWILSSSEGTDDCSRNELYHDMSTLLRSAIVSARMTPMHRLYVKKQHLETFVIMYRVFENDISSDMGKGKKTRKIGELVSKFGNISLDLHYRTSMHFEEPEIAPVTPVEDVEEEIDDGEKTVVDENIQTRTVSECVPIADAKKRKASGSVESATSAGSSTSREAAPRFILGQSTSSEDSRHSDVQNSYEEDHKPSLADLRNHSFPFVNLLQSAYNPANGTKKNSSSTCLNSPKSTPEDKEPTIEKVAESFRAAKIDEVVFEEDEDEELPLDSMELSEDSFVHFNQLSDFGGAPSLGNELGDYLKQLKTAPDMTESGDIDICNMDLKTELEKISSQTANFNNFLKHVNSFSDE
- the inpp-5K gene encoding Inositol polyphosphate 5-phosphatase (Confirmed by transcript evidence), which produces MDWKITIFTYNLAMKASDSEAVHNMLNGMIDDHTHLVAIGLQEVAHSETIGGAVLTWATTIASWMNTNGRMVLLAKTFQATNQVLIFGRKQLIGQIKRIDYRFQRNTMGGLTGHKGSIGVRLQLASPYSIVFVDSHFIHGPENYGKRVEQYHTNRNCSFPEDKSVRAAFWFGDFNFRVEEDVNTVIRKIKNGTHLELLDTREQLKRALVERDAFIGFHEQPVTFEPTYRVTVGTTEQDGKRVPSWTDRILYKGDGITGLSYTNNKKAVASDHLPVVAMFRVTAPAAPKPQWEVIFEHLPTWYTSIPLVGRFQVNELYYKENGSYRDWIGVFPSSINDCTTATNWIYAATCFEQVIEGSKFLACEFNNIPAGNYRLGYFSCHLHCLVGLSKVFQIVEQP
- the bath-42 gene encoding BTB and MATH domain-containing protein 42 (Confirmed by transcript evidence); translation: MSSRSSWSSTEQINRTISSRADDLPPQPRRLEVVSKQATRVTALSTKLEWKIEQFEKLMKLIKNGSNLISRMFSVPDAPTVCWELHVYPNGKRDEDVNNVSFFLRQVGLARGEEPIMTEFQIYALDANNQRVSVCRDTKDFTNQQGRGKFQVSRDKMLGALRSDGTLFLICEVEYFPPGSKISVEPVVDEDVSTEEQEEMPEVIVRANNRSMWEDELFTDCVIHVGNKHIKAHRCILGQNSPVFKSMFSSPNMIEAQKGEIHIEDAKYDSVRAMVEFMYTGATESLESQGNIDEILAIADKYEVLMLKDQCERLIAQTINLKNVTQIAMFSDTYTADYLKSAVIRFLTTHHRVVIKTQDWISLKKSRHELANELLEAVLSTDQDDDDVTSNIPISVSPPPARKRLRRSAK